A genomic stretch from Brevinematales bacterium includes:
- a CDS encoding HAMP domain-containing protein, which translates to MNKEGFKIKLSLGKKIFLSVSSVMIIMIAVIYTSTVRSITDGLEGEIKVRGGSISKNVSSSLSTIMSSIIADKIARNPQIEKEIFSSKEIMKSVLLDLQLKEEYINLIETFADIPKTEDIMWATVIDMDNNVIAHSSPVVGFMEKFQLPKGTYKHEDIMFVYSTLITNLVIRKKGFLEKVFLGFVDEGLDLKLSRDKVILTVSDKLGFDSKRSEEIIEVASKNLKDNLKNNYEKLSILYWQIKSIQRKYEKGNLGLKFRSELSRLVEVLNYNYITYELVKPYFDQFKSFLNDNKELISREEYDYILNMMEQFIISSFGIIGFLQYYYENQGSKSQRRLLFSYPVLIKGDIGKYVANLYIGMSTESIDRTIQNVERQVQIGALVAILIAVLLVVFLSSRISKGVRIITDAMNKLSEGDLTIRAYVKSSDEIGFIAMNFNNMVEQIAEKERMRDIMNKVVSEEIARELISKGIELGGEMRFATMLFSDIRGFTSMSEKMDPRDLVSILNEYMTEMVEIVKKYRGVVDKFVGDEIMVVYGAPISFGEINDALLSVVTAYEMIKRMEYLHLKWKEENKPLLTPGIGINSGNVVAGNMGSKDRLSYTVIGDAVNTAARLCGAAMGNTCIISENTYQLVKDFIDVEEQDQIKVKGKSEPLKVYKIASINQRGYSKVQEILSPITS; encoded by the coding sequence ATGAATAAAGAAGGCTTTAAGATAAAATTAAGCTTAGGAAAGAAAATATTCCTTTCCGTTTCATCTGTAATGATCATAATGATAGCAGTTATATACACTTCTACCGTCCGTTCAATAACGGATGGTCTTGAAGGTGAGATTAAGGTTAGAGGTGGGTCAATATCGAAAAATGTATCTTCTTCGTTGTCTACTATAATGTCTTCGATAATAGCAGATAAAATAGCACGAAATCCTCAAATCGAGAAGGAAATATTTTCCTCCAAAGAGATTATGAAATCTGTTCTTCTAGATCTTCAGCTTAAGGAAGAATATATAAACCTTATAGAAACTTTTGCTGATATACCTAAAACAGAAGATATTATGTGGGCAACTGTAATTGACATGGATAATAATGTAATAGCGCATTCTAGCCCAGTAGTAGGTTTTATGGAAAAATTTCAATTACCTAAAGGTACTTATAAACACGAGGATATAATGTTTGTTTATAGTACACTAATTACGAATTTAGTTATTAGAAAAAAAGGGTTCTTGGAAAAAGTGTTTTTAGGTTTTGTTGATGAAGGACTTGATTTAAAGTTAAGTAGAGATAAAGTAATTTTGACTGTTTCGGATAAACTTGGTTTCGATAGCAAAAGATCAGAAGAGATAATAGAAGTTGCATCAAAAAACCTTAAGGATAATCTGAAAAACAACTATGAGAAACTTTCAATTCTATACTGGCAGATAAAGTCAATCCAAAGAAAATATGAGAAGGGTAATTTAGGTTTGAAATTCAGATCAGAGTTGTCAAGGTTGGTTGAAGTTTTAAATTACAATTATATTACGTATGAACTAGTAAAACCGTATTTTGATCAATTTAAAAGTTTTTTAAATGATAATAAGGAGCTTATTTCAAGAGAAGAATATGACTATATCCTAAACATGATGGAACAGTTTATTATTAGTAGTTTTGGTATTATTGGTTTTCTACAGTACTATTATGAGAATCAAGGGAGTAAATCTCAAAGAAGACTTTTATTTTCTTATCCTGTTTTGATAAAAGGTGATATAGGTAAATATGTAGCGAATCTATACATAGGTATGTCCACAGAGAGTATAGATAGGACGATTCAGAATGTAGAAAGGCAGGTTCAGATTGGAGCATTGGTTGCTATACTTATTGCTGTTTTGCTTGTTGTTTTTCTGTCCAGTAGAATTTCAAAAGGTGTTAGAATAATAACAGATGCTATGAATAAGCTTTCAGAGGGTGATTTAACGATTAGAGCTTATGTTAAATCAAGTGATGAGATAGGTTTTATCGCGATGAACTTTAATAATATGGTTGAACAGATTGCTGAAAAAGAGAGAATGAGAGATATAATGAACAAGGTAGTGTCAGAAGAAATTGCCAGGGAGCTTATCAGTAAAGGAATAGAACTTGGTGGAGAGATGAGATTCGCAACAATGTTGTTTTCGGATATAAGAGGTTTTACATCTATGAGTGAAAAAATGGATCCACGAGATCTTGTTTCAATTCTTAATGAATATATGACAGAAATGGTTGAGATAGTTAAAAAATATAGAGGAGTTGTAGACAAGTTTGTAGGAGATGAAATAATGGTAGTATATGGAGCTCCTATTTCATTTGGAGAGATAAATGATGCATTATTGTCTGTTGTTACTGCTTATGAAATGATAAAGAGAATGGAATACTTACACTTAAAATGGAAGGAAGAAAATAAACCTCTTCTAACACCTGGTATAGGTATAAACTCCGGTAATGTAGTTGCTGGCAATATGGGATCTAAGGATAGATTAAGTTACACCGTTATCGGGGATGCTGTTAATACTGCTGCAAGATTATGTGGAGCTGCTATGGGCAATACATGTATAATAAGTGAAAATACTTATCAACTCGTGAAAGACTTTATAGATGTTGAAGAGCAAGACCAAATAAAAGTGAAAGGTAAAAGCGAACCCCTCAAAGTATACAAGATTGCCTCAATTAACCAAAGGGGTTACTCAAAAGTGCAAGAGATTTTGTCACCAATTACATCATAA
- a CDS encoding ParB N-terminal domain-containing protein, translated as MDFQIKEVEVDKIKVKNRQRKYIGDITPLKKSMKEIGLINPIVISDDYILIAGYRRLLSARELGWKKITARIISSDKKHLFEDIEFDENYARKNLFQEEVEEIIKKQNSKKKGILRKFIDFLKALFS; from the coding sequence ATGGATTTTCAAATAAAAGAAGTTGAGGTAGATAAAATAAAGGTAAAAAATAGGCAGAGAAAGTACATAGGTGACATAACTCCATTAAAAAAGAGTATGAAAGAAATAGGGCTTATAAATCCTATAGTAATATCCGATGATTACATTTTAATCGCAGGATATAGAAGATTATTATCTGCAAGAGAACTTGGATGGAAAAAGATAACAGCAAGAATAATAAGCTCCGATAAAAAACATCTATTCGAAGATATTGAGTTTGATGAAAATTATGCAAGAAAAAATCTGTTTCAAGAAGAAGTCGAAGAAATCATTAAAAAGCAGAATAGTAAGAAAAAAGGCATATTAAGGAAGTTCATAGATTTCTTAAAGGCCTTATTCTCTTGA
- a CDS encoding CinA family nicotinamide mononucleotide deamidase-related protein yields MRCSIVSIGTEITKGFILDSNSNYLSRELGIIGADVRFILSVGDNKEEIMRVLKFAYENSDIIITTGGLGPTADDLTRECVGELLGVEFILSETILNKIREKFLKYNNGEMPEINKRQAYIPKQGIVIDNEIGSAPGYIITKDKKFVISLPGVPQEMKTMYRNFLKNYISSNILKRNKKEFFVKILGMPESKVDEIVSSSGIKEYNTIADYGVVDTIFYFEPQNYDEEKSFIINFLNERINSQGVVMFFSEELSDIPSIVKSEFTKRKLTLSTAESMTGGYLSQLLTSVPGATSYFLGGIISYSDSSKISALRIKEETINKYYATSMETTIEMAKNSLEIFKSDVSVAITGIAGPTTDASRKEIGTVYIVSMLKDGNYLSKELKLFGNREKIRSSASLKAIELTIKLIQSNEVLWGR; encoded by the coding sequence ATGAGATGTTCTATAGTTTCAATAGGTACTGAGATAACGAAAGGTTTCATACTTGACTCCAACTCAAACTACCTATCAAGAGAGTTAGGTATAATAGGTGCGGATGTTAGATTCATCCTAAGTGTCGGAGACAACAAAGAAGAGATAATGAGGGTATTGAAATTTGCTTATGAAAACAGTGATATAATTATAACAACAGGGGGGCTTGGACCTACTGCTGACGACTTGACCAGAGAATGTGTAGGTGAACTTTTAGGAGTAGAATTTATATTATCAGAAACTATTCTCAATAAAATAAGAGAAAAATTTCTCAAATACAACAACGGAGAAATGCCAGAAATAAATAAGCGCCAAGCTTATATCCCCAAACAAGGCATAGTAATTGATAACGAAATAGGTTCTGCTCCAGGCTACATAATAACAAAAGACAAAAAGTTTGTGATTTCACTACCTGGAGTACCTCAAGAAATGAAAACTATGTATAGAAACTTCCTCAAAAACTACATCTCTAGCAATATACTAAAAAGAAATAAGAAAGAGTTTTTCGTTAAAATCCTTGGTATGCCTGAATCCAAAGTTGACGAAATAGTATCTTCTTCTGGCATTAAAGAGTATAATACAATAGCAGATTACGGAGTAGTTGATACTATTTTTTACTTTGAACCTCAAAATTACGACGAGGAAAAATCCTTCATTATTAACTTTTTAAACGAACGCATAAACTCTCAAGGGGTAGTCATGTTTTTTTCCGAAGAACTCAGCGATATACCATCAATAGTAAAATCAGAATTTACAAAAAGAAAATTAACCCTTTCAACAGCAGAATCTATGACCGGTGGATACTTATCTCAATTACTTACTTCTGTTCCTGGAGCAACAAGTTATTTTCTAGGAGGTATAATATCATATTCTGATTCCTCAAAAATATCAGCATTACGCATTAAAGAAGAAACTATAAATAAATACTACGCCACTAGTATGGAAACTACAATTGAAATGGCTAAAAATTCACTTGAAATATTCAAAAGTGACGTTTCTGTAGCAATAACAGGTATAGCAGGCCCTACAACAGATGCATCAAGAAAAGAAATAGGAACAGTTTACATAGTATCTATGCTCAAAGATGGTAATTACTTATCAAAAGAGCTTAAACTATTCGGAAATAGAGAGAAAATAAGAAGCTCAGCATCATTAAAAGCAATAGAACTAACAATAAAACTCATTCAATCAAATGAGGTTTTATGGGGAAGATAA
- a CDS encoding indole-3-glycerol phosphate synthase TrpC, translating to MLQRIIELKRIEIEELKSKLPLEEIKLLLKDRELPKKSFLETLKRKISNNKPGLIAEIKFSSPSKGIIRSGISPDEMARIYENSEYVDCISVLTEKNFFSGDISYLMMSKSVATKPILRKDFILDEYQIYESAYHGADCILLISSSLSREQIVDYIKVADSLGMDVLVEVFEYEDFKKIEGLYIPLLGINSRNLKTLEVSLENHVKLIGYIKSFGIKTDVIVAESGIKSRNDILNSLKYGFNAFLIGETFMSSQDVLGKISDLFDGIKII from the coding sequence ATGTTACAAAGAATAATAGAGCTGAAAAGGATTGAAATTGAAGAGTTAAAATCTAAACTACCGTTAGAGGAAATAAAGTTACTATTAAAAGATAGAGAATTACCTAAAAAGTCTTTTTTGGAAACATTAAAGCGCAAAATTAGTAACAATAAACCTGGATTAATTGCTGAAATAAAGTTTTCATCACCTTCAAAAGGTATCATAAGGAGCGGAATATCTCCAGATGAGATGGCAAGAATATATGAAAATAGCGAGTATGTTGATTGTATCTCGGTTTTAACTGAAAAGAACTTTTTTAGTGGTGATATATCCTATTTAATGATGTCTAAAAGTGTTGCTACAAAACCTATTTTGAGGAAGGACTTCATATTAGATGAGTACCAGATATATGAGAGTGCATATCATGGTGCAGATTGTATACTACTTATATCATCTTCTCTTTCCAGGGAGCAAATAGTTGATTATATTAAAGTAGCGGATAGTTTAGGCATGGATGTTCTTGTAGAAGTTTTTGAATATGAGGATTTTAAAAAGATAGAAGGGCTTTATATTCCATTGCTTGGTATAAATAGTAGAAATTTAAAAACACTCGAAGTTTCTCTTGAAAACCATGTAAAGCTTATTGGTTATATTAAGAGCTTCGGTATTAAAACTGATGTGATTGTTGCTGAGAGTGGCATAAAATCAAGAAATGATATTTTGAATTCTTTGAAGTATGGTTTTAATGCTTTTTTGATAGGTGAGACGTTTATGTCTTCTCAAGACGTATTAGGTAAAATATCAGATCTATTTGATGGTATCAAAATCATTTAA
- the cdaA gene encoding diadenylate cyclase CdaA, whose product MEFIQYLKPYVIGGIEIYIIWFILYKTLSFLKRTKSVVIINGIVIFIVVGIISKYLNFEVISWFYDSVISYSVLILVFIFREEIREILLRIGSIKILTKKRTSVEIYARELKSIIEAIDKMSRENIGALIVFERRIPLGDYISTGKEVDYSITRDIVVKTFEKTSQYHDGAMIIRGLKIVGIGCILPIGGVPPDLTPDKINKRLGTRHRAGYATSRETDAIVIIVSEETGKISVAMDAYFDYDVDLEVVENVLKNYFETFAR is encoded by the coding sequence ATGGAATTTATACAATATTTGAAACCCTATGTTATAGGGGGTATTGAGATTTATATTATATGGTTTATTCTATACAAAACGCTTTCTTTTCTGAAAAGAACAAAGTCTGTAGTTATAATAAACGGTATAGTAATATTTATCGTTGTTGGTATTATTTCAAAATATTTGAATTTTGAGGTTATTTCTTGGTTTTATGATAGTGTTATAAGTTATTCTGTTTTGATATTGGTATTTATCTTTAGAGAAGAAATAAGAGAAATACTTCTGAGAATAGGTTCTATTAAGATACTTACTAAAAAAAGAACATCAGTTGAAATTTATGCCAGAGAGTTAAAATCCATTATAGAAGCCATTGATAAGATGTCAAGGGAAAATATTGGTGCATTGATAGTTTTCGAGAGGAGGATTCCATTGGGGGACTATATAAGTACAGGTAAGGAAGTTGATTATAGCATAACAAGAGACATAGTAGTTAAGACATTTGAGAAAACATCGCAATACCATGATGGTGCTATGATAATAAGAGGTCTCAAAATAGTTGGTATTGGATGTATATTACCTATTGGAGGGGTACCCCCTGATTTGACACCTGATAAAATAAACAAGCGTCTTGGTACGAGACACAGGGCCGGATATGCAACTTCAAGAGAAACTGATGCAATAGTTATAATAGTATCGGAAGAAACAGGCAAAATATCAGTTGCTATGGACGCTTACTTTGACTATGATGTTGATTTAGAGGTAGTTGAAAATGTTCTCAAAAATTACTTTGAAACATTTGCTAGATAA
- a CDS encoding SpoIIE family protein phosphatase, with amino-acid sequence MVEINERNVPYRVYEPNRQFPINLLGVAAKKTMVVDTNVLTDDVLDLLLKDSEIMFVIVLAGDEIVSVIESKDVLNLISTRFGHHIYGNKPIVKLANRIQKNFLVIEASRPIRSIIQKISKNRARIVITINGQIYGVTNPDIIYSVLLRIIEEDSKETGRLQNMIISKSLYKSNVVDYRFVSIPSFNAGGDYIFIKDISPSQSLIVLADVSGKGTSAAIVTSMLSFFFKIISDDKLSRDSIIKAIKKLNDIIIEYFDYEKYITMIVCLVNKDTKKMDVINMGHQPVYIFNKGEMLQKRASNVPIGLVDICEDNIIIDEVFVGSRRVFIFSDGVVDIKNSDDMEYGEKRLEAVLLSCDNIEDIKSYLLEDILSFSEEQYQVDDISFIVFEIIS; translated from the coding sequence ATGGTAGAGATTAATGAAAGAAACGTTCCTTATAGAGTATACGAACCTAATAGGCAATTTCCAATTAATCTTCTTGGTGTTGCAGCTAAAAAGACAATGGTTGTAGATACTAATGTTTTGACAGATGATGTTTTAGATCTTCTTCTGAAGGACTCTGAGATAATGTTTGTTATTGTGTTGGCTGGTGATGAAATAGTTAGTGTTATTGAATCAAAGGATGTACTGAACTTAATATCTACTAGGTTTGGTCATCATATATACGGAAATAAACCTATTGTTAAGTTGGCAAACAGAATTCAAAAGAATTTCTTAGTTATAGAAGCTAGTAGGCCAATAAGATCTATAATACAGAAAATTTCTAAGAATAGAGCAAGAATAGTAATAACTATAAATGGCCAAATATATGGAGTAACTAATCCTGATATCATTTATTCAGTTCTTTTGAGAATAATTGAGGAAGATTCGAAAGAAACAGGAAGATTACAGAATATGATAATAAGTAAGTCCTTATATAAGAGTAATGTAGTAGACTATAGATTTGTTTCAATACCATCGTTTAATGCAGGTGGGGATTATATATTTATAAAAGATATATCTCCATCACAATCTCTCATAGTGCTGGCTGATGTTTCGGGTAAAGGAACATCAGCAGCAATAGTCACTAGTATGCTTAGCTTCTTTTTCAAAATTATTTCGGATGATAAACTCAGTAGAGACTCTATCATAAAGGCTATTAAAAAGTTGAATGATATAATCATAGAGTATTTTGATTATGAAAAATATATAACTATGATTGTTTGTTTAGTTAACAAGGATACCAAAAAGATGGATGTAATAAATATGGGACATCAGCCTGTTTATATATTTAACAAAGGTGAAATGCTACAAAAAAGGGCTTCCAATGTACCTATAGGTCTTGTGGATATTTGTGAAGATAACATAATTATTGATGAAGTTTTTGTTGGTAGTAGGAGAGTGTTTATCTTTAGTGATGGTGTTGTTGATATAAAAAATTCTGATGATATGGAATATGGTGAAAAAAGGCTAGAAGCAGTATTGCTTTCTTGTGATAACATAGAAGACATAAAGTCTTATTTACTAGAAGATATACTATCATTTTCTGAAGAACAATACCAAGTCGATGATATATCTTTTATAGTTTTTGAGATTATTAGCTGA
- a CDS encoding ABC transporter permease, translated as MMGRIGRFVISKLDYFSGVISLTIYSILELFKRHSKNQRLLLYQNTVKQIYFTAIQGLKSVFFVSLILSLATISILFTQFPNIVPKEIIADVFIIVIYREIMPLFILVIVTARSVSAIAVEIGNMTVNKEFDILVSMGIDPLFYLTLPRIIGMTISLLVLVIFASFIILVLGPSILILFYEVDFTEITKLIFSKVTVYDQILVVMKVLTAGLFMPSISSYYGFKTPTKNLVPVSSTKSIMASLSLSLISSLGLSLLFYIFLIS; from the coding sequence ATGATGGGAAGAATAGGTAGATTTGTAATAAGCAAACTCGACTATTTTTCTGGTGTCATTTCTTTAACTATCTATAGCATACTAGAATTATTTAAAAGGCATTCCAAAAACCAAAGATTATTACTTTACCAAAACACTGTAAAGCAAATATACTTTACCGCTATTCAAGGTTTAAAATCCGTATTTTTTGTATCTTTAATTTTAAGTCTAGCAACAATATCAATACTATTTACTCAGTTTCCTAACATAGTTCCAAAAGAAATCATTGCAGATGTATTTATCATAGTCATATACAGAGAGATTATGCCTCTTTTTATCTTAGTTATAGTAACAGCAAGGTCAGTTTCAGCAATAGCAGTCGAAATTGGTAATATGACAGTAAATAAAGAATTTGACATACTTGTTTCAATGGGAATAGATCCATTGTTTTATCTAACACTTCCCAGGATAATTGGGATGACAATATCTCTTTTAGTGCTAGTAATATTTGCGAGCTTTATAATATTAGTTCTAGGACCAAGTATACTCATATTGTTTTACGAAGTTGATTTTACAGAGATTACAAAATTAATTTTCAGTAAAGTAACTGTATACGATCAAATACTAGTTGTAATGAAAGTTCTTACAGCAGGTTTATTTATGCCCAGCATATCTTCGTACTATGGTTTTAAAACACCAACCAAAAATCTTGTTCCAGTATCTTCCACAAAAAGTATTATGGCATCACTATCACTAAGCTTAATATCAAGCCTAGGATTGAGCTTACTATTCTACATATTCTTAATCAGCTAA
- a CDS encoding alpha-hydroxy-acid oxidizing protein has protein sequence MKKYIVSIGGGILQEKIINEIRNMGFKSIVFDKDPHCLGSEIADLFFPISTRDYVGILQKLKEDNLIDEVITAITVGTDMSYTVAKINEIVAPYLVSPDTALRTTNKFLMRKTLHENGVSVPEFYLCNSIEDCLEAYKLLLSKGKTTVIKPVDNMGARGVKMVVDEKDLISSFQESVSYSMEQRVILEEYIDGDELSVDALVYNGEVIVTGIADRIIEYPPYFVETGHIMPTSLPSDIVRLALEEFKKAVKAVGIVNGAAKGDIRIKKDGKVYVGEIASRLSGGFMSTHTFPYSTGVNLMRNILLIHLGKEPEIGNYEYKLVAIERAIIPYKGVVKSIKGINLAKSIDGVKDIIIKVKEGDEIVDPKNNLDKAGNVIAVGKTKEEAIRNVNKALRSIKIETLNNMGFISDVEILKIAKEKFNGSCYVCKECNGEACRGKMPGIGGVGSGQTFVENVKSLKKYKLLPRYIHSVDSIDISFDFLGIKLDMPVVVSPVTGTKTNLGGLVDELEYVRWVLKGAMFAGTIAMVGDSATPDKYKVGIKGILENFGNGVGIFKPRKDNSEILKRIKEAEEVGALAVGMDVDGISILTMRLKNQEVSPKSFDELRYLISSTHLPFVVKGIMTVEDAILAYRAGAKVIVVSNHGGRVNDSLPATIDVLPEIAKVLKGKNVIIGVDGGFRSGADVVKALCLGANFVGIGRPVTIYAFGGGVDGVKYYLEKIKNEIKETLRILGVESIKNLSANYIRNFE, from the coding sequence ATGAAAAAGTATATAGTATCAATAGGTGGGGGAATATTGCAGGAGAAGATAATAAATGAGATAAGGAATATGGGTTTTAAGTCAATAGTCTTTGACAAAGATCCTCATTGTTTAGGTTCTGAAATAGCAGATTTGTTTTTCCCGATAAGCACGAGGGACTATGTAGGTATACTTCAAAAGTTGAAGGAAGATAATTTGATAGATGAAGTTATAACAGCAATTACTGTGGGTACAGATATGTCATATACTGTTGCTAAAATAAATGAGATTGTTGCCCCTTATTTAGTTTCTCCAGATACAGCGCTTAGGACAACAAATAAGTTCCTTATGAGAAAAACACTTCATGAGAATGGAGTTAGTGTGCCAGAATTTTATCTGTGTAATTCTATTGAAGATTGTCTTGAGGCATATAAGTTGCTTTTATCAAAGGGTAAGACTACTGTTATAAAACCAGTTGATAATATGGGGGCACGTGGTGTGAAGATGGTTGTTGATGAGAAAGATTTGATTTCTTCTTTTCAAGAAAGTGTAAGTTATTCTATGGAACAGAGAGTTATTCTTGAGGAGTATATAGATGGAGATGAATTGAGTGTTGATGCATTAGTATATAATGGAGAAGTTATTGTAACTGGAATTGCCGATAGAATAATAGAATACCCACCTTACTTTGTTGAGACTGGACACATTATGCCTACTAGTTTGCCGAGTGATATTGTTAGACTAGCATTGGAAGAATTTAAAAAGGCTGTAAAAGCAGTTGGAATAGTAAATGGTGCAGCAAAAGGAGATATAAGGATTAAAAAGGATGGAAAAGTTTATGTAGGTGAGATAGCATCAAGACTTTCAGGTGGATTTATGTCAACTCATACCTTTCCGTATTCAACAGGTGTTAATCTTATGAGAAACATACTACTTATACACCTTGGTAAAGAACCAGAAATAGGGAATTATGAATATAAGTTAGTTGCTATTGAAAGAGCAATAATACCTTACAAAGGAGTTGTAAAATCAATAAAAGGTATTAATCTGGCTAAATCCATAGATGGAGTAAAGGATATTATAATAAAAGTTAAAGAAGGAGATGAGATAGTAGACCCAAAAAATAACTTAGACAAAGCTGGTAACGTAATAGCAGTAGGTAAGACAAAGGAAGAAGCTATTAGGAATGTTAATAAAGCTCTTAGAAGTATAAAAATAGAGACTTTGAATAATATGGGTTTTATTTCTGATGTTGAAATCCTGAAAATAGCAAAGGAAAAGTTTAATGGTAGTTGTTATGTTTGTAAAGAATGTAATGGGGAAGCTTGTAGAGGCAAAATGCCAGGAATTGGAGGAGTAGGTAGTGGTCAGACTTTTGTTGAGAATGTTAAGTCTCTAAAGAAGTACAAGTTGCTTCCTAGATATATACATTCTGTTGATAGTATTGATATTTCGTTTGATTTTTTGGGAATTAAACTTGATATGCCCGTTGTAGTATCTCCTGTTACAGGTACTAAGACAAATCTTGGAGGATTAGTTGATGAGCTTGAGTATGTTAGATGGGTGTTAAAGGGAGCTATGTTTGCTGGTACTATTGCAATGGTTGGAGATAGTGCTACACCTGATAAGTATAAAGTAGGTATAAAAGGAATACTTGAAAATTTTGGTAATGGTGTAGGAATTTTCAAACCTAGAAAAGATAATAGTGAAATCCTGAAAAGGATAAAAGAAGCAGAAGAAGTTGGAGCTTTAGCTGTAGGTATGGATGTTGATGGTATTTCAATCCTTACTATGCGTTTGAAAAATCAGGAAGTAAGTCCTAAAAGCTTTGATGAACTTAGATATTTGATAAGTTCAACACATCTGCCTTTCGTTGTAAAAGGAATTATGACGGTTGAAGATGCTATTCTGGCTTATAGAGCAGGAGCTAAAGTTATAGTAGTATCAAATCACGGAGGAAGAGTGAACGATTCGTTACCAGCAACTATTGATGTATTGCCGGAAATAGCGAAGGTTTTAAAGGGGAAAAATGTAATAATAGGAGTAGATGGAGGTTTTAGAAGTGGAGCAGATGTAGTAAAAGCTTTGTGTTTGGGAGCTAATTTTGTTGGGATTGGAAGACCTGTAACTATATATGCTTTTGGAGGTGGGGTAGATGGAGTAAAGTACTACTTAGAAAAGATAAAAAATGAAATAAAAGAAACACTTAGGATATTGGGTGTTGAGTCGATTAAGAATTTATCCGCTAATTACATTAGAAACTTTGAATAG
- a CDS encoding CBS domain-containing protein, with protein sequence MIVSKTVDSIKATDLMTTDFFVCKENFSLFLAIDKVMRKKVHSIVVVDDNGSIKDIISTTDLLKVIFLEQYDVHTMRVGEIMKKDRDILYIDKDTGLVEILRIMKSNSISTLIVADNKLRPVGIVHIKDVLKIIEQILS encoded by the coding sequence ATGATAGTGTCCAAAACTGTTGATAGTATAAAAGCTACAGATTTGATGACAACTGATTTCTTTGTTTGTAAAGAAAATTTTAGTCTATTCCTTGCTATAGATAAAGTAATGAGAAAAAAGGTTCATTCAATAGTTGTTGTAGATGATAACGGGTCAATAAAAGACATAATATCCACAACCGATCTTCTAAAGGTTATTTTCTTGGAGCAGTACGATGTACATACTATGAGAGTGGGGGAAATTATGAAAAAGGATAGGGATATACTTTACATAGATAAGGATACAGGGTTAGTTGAGATACTTAGGATTATGAAATCTAACAGTATATCAACTCTTATAGTTGCAGATAATAAGCTTAGACCAGTAGGAATAGTTCACATAAAGGATGTACTTAAAATTATAGAACAGATTTTGTCATAA
- the def gene encoding peptide deformylase yields MREIIKYDNPLLLKPSEEVKDFNDEIKKLVDEMFKVMYASNGVGLAAPQIGIPLRIAVVDVSPAGYEGKVVLINPIIKNKSKKYYLEEEGCLSIPGLYLPTLRHYSISVEYSDFEGRRNIINASGYFAKAIQHEIDHLDGILFVERFEEMFDIEKVQEETRNRIKDVLDTIKNLRSGVK; encoded by the coding sequence ATGAGAGAAATAATAAAGTACGATAATCCACTGCTTCTGAAACCTTCAGAAGAGGTTAAGGACTTCAACGATGAGATCAAGAAATTGGTAGATGAAATGTTTAAAGTCATGTATGCAAGCAATGGAGTAGGGTTAGCAGCACCACAAATAGGCATCCCCTTAAGAATTGCTGTAGTTGATGTGTCGCCTGCTGGATATGAGGGTAAAGTTGTGTTAATAAATCCTATAATAAAGAATAAGTCTAAAAAGTATTACTTAGAGGAAGAAGGATGTTTATCTATACCGGGTTTATATCTTCCTACTTTAAGACACTATTCTATATCTGTTGAATACTCAGATTTTGAAGGTAGAAGAAATATAATAAATGCTTCGGGATATTTTGCTAAAGCAATACAGCATGAAATAGATCACCTTGATGGTATTTTATTTGTTGAGAGATTTGAGGAAATGTTTGATATTGAAAAAGTACAAGAAGAAACAAGGAATAGGATAAAAGATGTTTTAGACACTATAAAAAATTTGAGAAGTGGAGTTAAGTAG